One genomic region from Alteromonas pelagimontana encodes:
- a CDS encoding amidohydrolase, with amino-acid sequence MYRRLLSLALFGAASSLYAQSTVEQQVENIQPQVIEWRHHFHEFPELSNREFETAKYISKYLKSLGLAVTTGVAKTGVVAVLDSGKPGPVVALRADMDGLPVPEEVDLPWKSTQTAEYNGKTVPVMHACGHDTHMAMLMGAAKILTDMKGDLRGKVKFIFQPAEEGAPPGEKGGAEVMVQQGVLKNPDVDVIFGLHINANTDIGKVRYNPGGSMAAVDPFKIVIQGKQAHGAYPWKSVDPIVTAAQMVMALQTIVSREVKVIDDAAVVSIGSIHGGNHSNIIPNEVELVGTIRTLNKDARELMYEAMPRKVKGIADSMGAEAELTLPLDYSYPITYNDPELTATMLPTLERTAGKDNTLLSKPVTGAEDFSFYQEQVPGLFLWVGGKPLDVSEKDSPAHHTPEFYVDDKGMQLGVSLLTNLTLDYMKQNQGAD; translated from the coding sequence ATGTATCGTCGTTTATTGTCGTTAGCATTATTCGGGGCAGCATCGTCGCTTTATGCTCAAAGTACTGTTGAGCAACAGGTAGAAAACATTCAGCCCCAGGTAATTGAATGGCGACATCACTTTCACGAGTTTCCGGAATTATCCAACCGCGAGTTTGAAACCGCCAAATACATTTCTAAATACCTTAAGTCGCTTGGCTTAGCCGTTACAACAGGCGTCGCAAAAACCGGCGTTGTGGCGGTGCTCGACAGTGGCAAGCCGGGCCCTGTTGTGGCGCTTAGAGCAGATATGGATGGCCTGCCCGTGCCAGAAGAAGTGGACTTGCCGTGGAAGTCGACACAAACCGCAGAATACAATGGCAAGACGGTGCCCGTAATGCATGCCTGCGGGCACGACACTCATATGGCAATGCTAATGGGCGCAGCCAAAATTCTTACTGATATGAAAGGCGACCTGCGCGGAAAAGTTAAATTTATCTTTCAGCCTGCTGAAGAGGGAGCTCCTCCCGGCGAAAAAGGTGGTGCTGAAGTCATGGTCCAGCAAGGCGTATTAAAAAATCCAGATGTAGATGTCATCTTCGGCTTACACATTAATGCAAATACGGACATCGGCAAAGTGCGCTATAACCCGGGCGGTAGCATGGCGGCCGTCGATCCATTTAAAATAGTTATTCAGGGTAAGCAGGCTCATGGCGCTTATCCGTGGAAAAGCGTTGATCCCATTGTAACTGCAGCACAAATGGTGATGGCATTACAAACAATTGTTAGTCGCGAAGTTAAAGTCATTGATGATGCGGCCGTTGTTTCTATTGGCTCAATTCATGGTGGAAATCATTCTAACATTATTCCTAATGAAGTAGAGCTGGTAGGCACCATTCGTACCTTAAATAAAGATGCCCGTGAATTAATGTACGAAGCCATGCCTCGTAAAGTCAAAGGGATAGCAGACAGTATGGGGGCTGAAGCGGAACTTACGCTTCCGTTAGATTACAGTTACCCTATTACCTATAACGATCCTGAGCTAACCGCCACTATGTTACCTACGTTGGAGCGTACTGCCGGTAAAGATAATACATTGCTATCTAAGCCGGTTACCGGCGCGGAAGATTTTTCCTTCTATCAGGAGCAGGTCCCGGGCCTGTTTTTATGGGTAGGAGGTAAACCTTTGGATGTGAGCGAAAAGGACTCACCGGCACATCATACGCCTGAATTTTATGTTGACGATAAAGGTATGCAACTGGGGGTATCCCTTCTCACTAACCTCACGCTGGACTATATGAAGCAGAACCAAGGAGCCGATTAA
- a CDS encoding S9 family peptidase, with translation MTGTLRRYRNAIIFTALSGTVAAVSVQAEEALPTTLQYQDTFNLEYAASPFFTPDSKTLIYERRSMDIMQDRTHTSLWQINLDNHQHRPLIATGANVSQATLSPDGTKLAFISDEEGSSQLYVQYLDNGQQAKLTNLTFSPGNLTWSGDSTQLAFTLFTPGKPASLFNDMPTKPDGAEWAKTAKFIEKTQYRSDGAGYLPEGFQQIYILPVAGGTPRQLTSGRYPNGGSLAFSKDNKAIYFSTDRREDYSLHPLDNDIFQVNIDSGKVTQVTDMAGPEASPLLSPNGKYLAFTQLNDRKLSYQNADLVVMNLSSGAVTRLTGDLDRAPGKFVWSNDSKELVFSYLDQGTSKLARVSLDGDIEKMDVAIGGQSLGRPYTSGDFAVSAKGTIVYTTDSTSRPADLAIVGRRGKPQTLTDLNSDALGHLNLAKVEELNVTSSVDQRSIGAWVALPPGFDAKKKYPLILEIHGGPHAAYGPHFSMEIQLMAAKGYVVVWSNPRGSASYGEDFGNLIHHNYPSEDYNDLMDVVDATIAKGYIDESNLFITGGSGGGVLTAWSVGKTDRFAAAVVAKPVINWMSFALTADAYPFFSQYWMPGMPWEIPDHLWKHSPLSLVGNVKTPTLLLTGESDYRTPISESEQFYQALRLQGVDAAMVRIPGASHGIAATPSRLIQKVGNILAWFERYKKKPDSQ, from the coding sequence ATGACGGGAACTCTGCGACGGTATCGCAATGCAATTATTTTTACAGCGCTGTCTGGTACAGTCGCTGCAGTTTCAGTTCAGGCTGAAGAGGCTCTACCGACTACGCTGCAATACCAGGATACCTTTAATCTTGAATATGCCGCCTCACCTTTTTTTACCCCAGACAGTAAAACGCTGATATACGAGCGTCGTTCTATGGACATTATGCAGGATCGTACCCATACCAGTCTTTGGCAGATCAATTTAGATAACCATCAGCATCGTCCACTTATCGCCACCGGTGCGAATGTCAGCCAGGCAACGCTCTCACCGGATGGCACGAAGTTGGCGTTTATCTCCGATGAGGAAGGTAGCAGTCAATTGTATGTTCAGTATTTAGATAACGGACAGCAGGCCAAACTGACCAATCTTACTTTTTCACCGGGCAACCTCACCTGGTCCGGCGATTCTACTCAACTGGCTTTTACACTATTTACTCCAGGCAAACCGGCTTCACTTTTTAATGATATGCCAACCAAACCGGATGGTGCGGAGTGGGCGAAAACCGCAAAATTTATTGAAAAGACGCAATATCGTTCTGATGGTGCGGGATATTTACCCGAGGGTTTTCAGCAAATCTATATTCTGCCGGTTGCCGGTGGTACGCCCCGACAACTGACGTCCGGGCGATACCCCAACGGTGGCAGTCTGGCTTTTAGTAAAGACAATAAAGCTATCTACTTTTCAACTGATCGTCGGGAAGATTATTCATTACACCCGCTGGACAACGATATTTTCCAGGTGAACATTGACAGTGGTAAAGTCACCCAGGTAACCGACATGGCAGGCCCGGAAGCCTCGCCTCTGCTTAGTCCTAACGGAAAATATCTGGCGTTCACTCAGCTTAATGACCGCAAGCTTTCCTATCAAAATGCCGACTTAGTGGTAATGAACTTGAGTTCAGGTGCGGTAACTCGCCTGACCGGTGATTTGGATCGTGCGCCAGGTAAGTTTGTCTGGTCAAACGATAGCAAAGAGTTGGTGTTTAGTTATCTGGATCAAGGCACCAGCAAACTGGCCCGCGTAAGTTTAGACGGTGACATCGAAAAAATGGATGTAGCTATTGGTGGACAATCTCTGGGCCGCCCTTACACCTCGGGTGACTTTGCAGTAAGTGCCAAAGGCACTATTGTTTATACTACCGATAGCACCTCCCGCCCGGCGGACTTGGCTATTGTGGGCCGCCGCGGTAAACCACAAACCCTCACTGATCTTAATTCTGATGCTTTAGGTCACTTAAACCTCGCCAAGGTTGAAGAGCTGAATGTTACTTCCTCAGTTGATCAACGCTCGATTGGCGCTTGGGTAGCATTACCTCCCGGGTTTGACGCGAAGAAAAAATATCCGCTTATTTTGGAAATCCATGGCGGTCCTCACGCTGCATACGGCCCTCACTTTTCCATGGAAATACAGTTAATGGCGGCCAAGGGTTACGTGGTGGTTTGGTCTAACCCGCGGGGTAGTGCGTCTTATGGAGAAGATTTTGGTAATCTAATTCATCATAATTATCCGTCAGAAGATTATAACGATCTTATGGATGTTGTTGATGCTACCATTGCAAAAGGTTACATCGATGAAAGCAATTTATTTATCACTGGCGGCTCTGGTGGTGGGGTACTCACCGCATGGTCAGTGGGTAAAACCGATCGCTTTGCCGCTGCCGTAGTTGCTAAACCTGTGATTAATTGGATGAGCTTCGCGTTAACTGCAGATGCCTACCCGTTTTTCAGTCAATACTGGATGCCGGGAATGCCTTGGGAGATTCCCGACCATTTATGGAAGCATTCCCCTCTTTCACTTGTTGGCAATGTGAAAACACCTACGCTATTGCTGACCGGCGAATCTGATTACCGCACCCCGATTAGCGAATCTGAACAATTCTATCAAGCGCTACGTTTACAGGGCGTAGACGCGGCAATGGTGAGAATTCCCGGTGCCTCTCACGGCATTGCTGCCACGCCTTCGCGTTTAATTCAGAAGGTAGGAAATATTCTGGCTTGGTTTGAGCGTTACAAGAAAAAGCCTGACTCGCAGTAG
- the cfa gene encoding cyclopropane fatty acyl phospholipid synthase, producing the protein MTQTLETATESNLYSKTKENKKQTKVKRWLEGRFAPVGIEINGDKPWDPQIHDSRFYDRLFREGSVGAGESYMDGWWDCVELDELFNRLLSAKLDVALKTKWAFIKHILVARILNLQNQKRAWQVGEAHYDAGNDLYQLMLDDTMAYSCGYWQEADNLHQAQIAKLDLVCRKAQLQKGERVLDIGCGWGSFSQYAAQHYSVDVTGITISKEQQQLAQERCKGLPVDIQLKDYRSLKGKFDKLISIGMFEHVGPKNYSAYMKSAHNLMKDEGIFVLHTIGSAVSQQGTDPWIHKYIFPNGAIPSLTQISQSCEPYFVIEDVHNFGPDYDRTLMNWQHNFEQSWAQIKHLYSERFYRMWNYYLKTCAGAFRCRNLQLFQLVLRKRHSQLPRYSSPR; encoded by the coding sequence ATGACCCAAACCCTGGAAACAGCCACAGAGTCTAATCTTTACAGCAAAACAAAAGAGAATAAAAAGCAGACGAAAGTTAAGCGTTGGCTTGAGGGCCGTTTTGCTCCTGTAGGCATAGAAATTAATGGCGACAAGCCGTGGGACCCTCAGATTCACGATTCCCGGTTTTATGATCGGCTCTTTCGAGAAGGTAGTGTGGGGGCAGGTGAAAGCTATATGGACGGCTGGTGGGATTGTGTTGAGCTGGACGAACTCTTTAATCGCCTTCTTAGTGCCAAGCTGGATGTGGCTCTTAAGACGAAGTGGGCTTTTATTAAGCATATACTGGTAGCGCGAATCCTCAATCTGCAAAACCAGAAACGCGCGTGGCAGGTTGGCGAAGCCCACTACGACGCCGGAAATGATTTGTATCAGCTAATGCTGGACGACACCATGGCTTACTCTTGTGGTTATTGGCAAGAAGCAGACAACTTACATCAGGCACAAATTGCCAAGCTGGATTTAGTTTGTCGCAAAGCACAACTGCAGAAGGGGGAACGTGTACTGGATATTGGCTGCGGCTGGGGCAGCTTTTCCCAGTACGCTGCGCAACATTATTCGGTGGACGTTACCGGTATAACGATCTCCAAAGAACAACAGCAATTAGCGCAGGAGCGCTGTAAAGGTTTACCGGTAGACATTCAACTTAAAGATTACCGCAGCTTAAAGGGTAAATTCGATAAACTTATATCCATTGGAATGTTTGAGCATGTAGGGCCAAAAAATTACTCGGCGTACATGAAAAGCGCGCATAATTTAATGAAAGATGAAGGTATTTTCGTCTTACATACCATCGGTTCTGCGGTCTCTCAGCAAGGCACTGATCCGTGGATTCATAAGTATATTTTTCCTAATGGCGCCATTCCCTCCCTTACGCAGATAAGTCAATCCTGCGAACCCTATTTTGTTATTGAAGATGTGCATAATTTCGGACCCGATTACGACCGTACACTCATGAACTGGCAGCACAACTTTGAGCAATCCTGGGCACAGATAAAGCACTTGTACAGTGAGCGGTTTTACCGCATGTGGAATTATTACCTGAAAACGTGCGCTGGTGCTTTTCGATGTCGGAATCTTCAGTTGTTTCAACTGGTATTGCGCAAACGCCACAGCCAGTTACCGCGCTATAGTAGCCCGCGGTAA
- a CDS encoding Dps family protein produces MSKIDIGISEGDRNEIAEGLKKLLADSYTLYLQTHNFHWNVTGSQFRELHLMFEEHYTELAEAVDDIAERIRTLGVAAPGTYKAFVELSSIEEVDGVPEASEMVRLLTHGHEQVVKTSRLVLKTAQQADDESTAALVSDRMRVHEKTAWMLRALLPN; encoded by the coding sequence ATGAGCAAGATTGATATTGGTATTTCTGAAGGTGATCGTAATGAAATTGCGGAAGGTTTAAAGAAGCTGTTAGCTGATTCCTATACCTTATATCTGCAAACCCATAATTTTCACTGGAACGTGACGGGCTCACAGTTTCGTGAACTGCATCTGATGTTTGAAGAACACTATACAGAACTGGCTGAAGCAGTGGATGACATTGCAGAACGTATTCGTACTTTAGGTGTAGCCGCTCCTGGCACCTATAAAGCATTTGTTGAATTAAGTTCAATTGAAGAAGTGGATGGCGTGCCGGAAGCTTCAGAAATGGTCCGTTTATTAACCCACGGCCATGAGCAAGTGGTAAAGACCAGTCGTCTGGTTTTAAAAACCGCCCAGCAAGCTGACGATGAATCTACTGCAGCATTAGTTTCTGACCGCATGCGTGTGCATGAGAAAACGGCGTGGATGCTTCGCGCATTACTGCCTAACTAA
- a CDS encoding PQQ-dependent sugar dehydrogenase, with amino-acid sequence MRKIQVPLCLAILLLGTSAFAPLVNAQELQVKELAEGLSNPWGMAFLPDGSIILTERSGNIRRYSANKGLSEPLANVPEVAAAGQGGLLDITLDPDFSKNQVIYFCYSRAGEGGSSSSVAKATLGVTELKDVSTIFVASPLVDNGFHFGCRLAFDSDKNLYVTLGDRYSFKEEAQNTDNHLGSIVRIHRDGSVPSDNPFVDGKAPEIFSYGHRNVQGLTVHPETGELWAMEHGPQGGDEVNQLAKGKNYGWPKITYGIDYNGDVISDKTEMEGMEQPVVYWDPSIAPSGMAFYHGDVFKDWQGDLLVGSLKFNHLRHIAMDGDKPGEETEYLRDRKERIRDVEVGPDGLIYLLTDAPNGKLLQVSPAKG; translated from the coding sequence ATGCGAAAAATTCAAGTTCCCTTGTGCCTGGCAATCTTGTTGCTGGGCACATCTGCGTTTGCTCCTCTAGTTAACGCTCAAGAGCTTCAGGTTAAGGAATTGGCCGAGGGTTTGTCTAATCCCTGGGGCATGGCATTTCTGCCAGACGGAAGCATTATTTTGACTGAGCGGTCAGGAAATATTCGGCGTTATTCCGCTAACAAAGGTTTAAGTGAACCTTTGGCAAATGTGCCAGAAGTCGCTGCGGCGGGCCAAGGCGGGTTGTTGGATATTACTCTTGACCCGGATTTCTCTAAGAATCAGGTAATTTATTTTTGCTACAGCCGGGCCGGTGAGGGCGGAAGTAGCAGTAGCGTAGCCAAAGCAACGCTGGGTGTTACTGAACTAAAAGATGTATCAACCATATTTGTGGCTTCGCCTTTGGTTGATAACGGTTTTCACTTTGGTTGTAGGCTGGCTTTCGACAGCGACAAAAACCTGTATGTGACGCTCGGCGACCGATATAGCTTTAAAGAAGAAGCTCAGAATACGGACAATCATCTGGGGTCTATAGTGCGCATACATCGAGACGGCAGTGTGCCCAGCGATAATCCCTTTGTTGATGGAAAAGCGCCTGAAATCTTCAGCTATGGGCATCGTAATGTACAGGGATTAACAGTGCATCCTGAAACGGGAGAGCTTTGGGCGATGGAGCATGGCCCGCAAGGCGGGGATGAAGTAAACCAGCTCGCTAAAGGCAAAAACTATGGTTGGCCTAAAATCACCTACGGCATTGATTACAATGGTGACGTGATTTCAGATAAAACAGAAATGGAAGGTATGGAACAGCCAGTGGTTTATTGGGATCCTTCTATTGCACCAAGTGGTATGGCGTTTTATCACGGCGACGTATTTAAAGACTGGCAAGGTGATCTGCTGGTAGGTTCGCTGAAATTCAACCACTTACGGCATATTGCTATGGACGGTGATAAACCCGGGGAAGAAACTGAATATCTGCGGGATCGTAAAGAACGTATCAGAGACGTAGAAGTAGGACCTGATGGTCTGATTTATCTACTCACCGATGCACCCAATGGCAAACTCTTACAAGTCTCGCCGGCTAAGGGTTAA
- a CDS encoding copper chaperone PCu(A)C, with protein sequence MRLIKPAYIVFASFCVCLSSFAVAAAGKISVSDVYARATFPMAETAAVYMQIENSSDASVTLQQVTVSEELAADAQLHTTLLQGDMAKMRALPEGVAIPAKQRMQLSPAGHHIMLTGLKKGLAAGDTVPLVLKFSNGLTIDIKAEVRMLDNEGAHHHHQ encoded by the coding sequence ATGCGTTTAATTAAACCAGCTTATATCGTTTTCGCATCTTTTTGCGTTTGTCTATCTTCGTTTGCTGTCGCGGCCGCAGGAAAAATCAGTGTTTCTGATGTTTACGCACGCGCCACGTTCCCGATGGCAGAAACCGCCGCTGTGTACATGCAAATTGAAAACAGCAGCGATGCCTCTGTAACACTGCAACAGGTAACCGTTAGCGAAGAGCTAGCCGCGGATGCCCAACTTCACACTACTTTGTTGCAAGGCGACATGGCGAAAATGCGCGCGCTTCCAGAAGGTGTCGCCATTCCAGCTAAGCAACGGATGCAGTTGTCCCCCGCAGGGCACCATATAATGCTAACTGGTTTGAAAAAAGGTCTGGCTGCCGGTGACACAGTGCCGCTCGTGCTGAAGTTTTCCAACGGCCTTACTATTGATATTAAAGCAGAGGTTAGAATGCTTGATAATGAAGGCGCCCATCACCATCATCAATAG
- the purE gene encoding 5-(carboxyamino)imidazole ribonucleotide mutase produces the protein MAKVAIVMGSTSDWPTMQQAALMLKECGVEFEAKVVSAHRTPNLLVEFAESAEAEGYSVIIAGAGGAAHLPGMIAAHTHLPVFGCPVKSKTLNGLDSLLSIVQMPKGVAVGTLAIGEAGAANAGLLAAQVVALHDEKVREAVQAFRKKQTETVLANGSLELDE, from the coding sequence ATGGCTAAAGTTGCTATTGTCATGGGCTCTACATCAGACTGGCCCACCATGCAGCAAGCTGCACTGATGTTAAAAGAATGTGGCGTGGAATTTGAAGCCAAGGTGGTTTCTGCGCACCGTACGCCTAATCTGTTAGTTGAGTTTGCTGAAAGCGCGGAAGCAGAAGGGTACAGCGTTATCATAGCTGGGGCGGGTGGCGCAGCCCATCTGCCGGGCATGATAGCCGCACATACCCATTTGCCGGTTTTTGGTTGTCCGGTTAAATCTAAAACCCTCAATGGCCTGGACTCGCTGCTCTCTATCGTACAAATGCCCAAAGGTGTGGCGGTTGGAACTTTGGCTATTGGTGAAGCAGGTGCAGCTAACGCCGGACTTCTGGCCGCACAGGTTGTTGCCCTACATGATGAAAAGGTGCGGGAAGCAGTTCAGGCGTTTCGTAAAAAGCAAACCGAAACGGTATTAGCAAACGGTAGTTTGGAGCTTGACGAATGA
- a CDS encoding 5-(carboxyamino)imidazole ribonucleotide synthase, whose protein sequence is MRVLVYGSGQLAQMMYLAGCPLGIDVQAVDVNSDTIVHPVNKTLLESNLELAIESADALTVEFEHVPERLLEQAAKTSKLMPSIEAILVGADRVREKRLLDRLSVPNCLYQIVSDIEQLDECVAKLGDKLIIKASRDGYDGYGQWRMTDIAQLDELKKALSALDLNAVPLVVEKMLQFDRELSLIGVRGKKGEIKIYPLTENLHHQGQLHVSVAPALDISPALQSEAENIFTTLAEGMEYIGVLAVEMFQCGNTLLVNELAPRVHNSGHWTLSGSDTSQFENHLRAVAGLPLGDTVAKQPSAMVNIIGCCSFSRDLLSIPGCHLHWYGKSVRDKRKMGHINVTADSYISLGEKLEQLAQYLPLEYFPKLLKEAARLKQSYTTPC, encoded by the coding sequence ATGAGGGTGCTGGTTTACGGTTCAGGACAATTGGCGCAGATGATGTATCTGGCGGGGTGCCCGCTGGGTATTGATGTCCAGGCCGTCGATGTCAACAGCGACACTATTGTCCATCCCGTCAATAAAACGCTACTGGAAAGCAATCTGGAACTGGCTATTGAATCTGCGGATGCACTTACCGTTGAATTTGAACATGTACCGGAAAGGTTACTTGAGCAGGCGGCAAAAACCAGTAAATTAATGCCTTCTATTGAGGCCATTTTGGTGGGAGCGGATCGGGTTCGCGAGAAGCGCCTGCTGGACCGCTTGTCTGTGCCGAACTGCCTATATCAAATTGTTTCCGATATCGAACAACTTGATGAATGTGTAGCGAAGCTTGGTGATAAATTAATTATTAAAGCCAGCCGAGATGGCTACGATGGTTATGGGCAGTGGCGGATGACAGATATTGCTCAGCTAGACGAGCTTAAAAAAGCGTTAAGCGCGCTGGATCTGAACGCAGTTCCGCTGGTCGTTGAAAAAATGCTGCAATTTGATCGTGAGCTTTCGCTAATTGGAGTCAGAGGGAAAAAGGGGGAAATAAAAATTTACCCTCTTACAGAAAACCTACATCACCAAGGCCAGCTTCACGTTTCAGTTGCGCCGGCACTGGATATCTCACCCGCACTGCAAAGTGAGGCTGAAAACATTTTTACCACTCTGGCAGAAGGCATGGAGTATATCGGTGTGCTGGCAGTGGAAATGTTTCAGTGCGGCAATACCTTACTGGTTAACGAACTGGCGCCGCGGGTTCACAATTCCGGGCACTGGACATTAAGCGGTAGCGATACCAGTCAGTTCGAAAATCATTTGCGAGCGGTGGCGGGATTGCCATTAGGCGACACAGTGGCAAAGCAACCCAGCGCGATGGTCAACATCATCGGTTGTTGCAGCTTCTCCCGCGATTTGCTGAGTATACCGGGCTGTCATTTGCACTGGTACGGTAAATCCGTACGTGATAAACGTAAAATGGGCCACATCAACGTAACTGCCGACAGCTATATATCCTTGGGTGAAAAACTTGAACAGCTTGCACAGTATTTGCCGCTTGAATATTTTCCCAAGCTGTTAAAAGAAGCCGCTCGGTTAAAGCAATCTTATACTACTCCATGCTGA
- the nhaA gene encoding Na+/H+ antiporter NhaA produces the protein MNNVVSDFLKRESSAGILLMFTTALALIVANSPLYFYYAQLIEIPVAISAGTWSIDKPLLLWINDGLMAIFFFLVGLELKREVCEGELSNPKDIVLPAAGAFGGMLLPAAIYVAINWHDPVAISGWAIPAATDIAFALGILALLGSRVPTSLKFFLVTLAIIDDIGAIVIIALFYTSNITEIALAIAAGCLLVLWWMNRKNVVDIPSYVLVGIILWVAMLKSGVHATLAGVVLAAFIPMRDSKSPDYSPVVRLEHSLNPSVSFAILPIFAFANAGISFADINLEGLIHPVTVGIFLGLVVGKQVGVFGFCYLVIKLKLAQLPDELNLKHIYGCALLCGVGFTMSLFIGALAFEQTGVNRIFDERVGILAGSAVSALLGYMVLYLVGNKNDGRATLPKVSR, from the coding sequence ATGAACAATGTGGTATCGGACTTTCTAAAGCGAGAATCTTCTGCGGGAATTTTGCTGATGTTTACCACCGCACTGGCGCTGATTGTGGCCAACTCACCACTTTATTTTTACTACGCGCAACTCATCGAGATTCCTGTGGCTATCTCCGCAGGCACCTGGAGTATCGATAAGCCTTTGCTACTGTGGATTAACGACGGCTTAATGGCGATATTTTTCTTCCTTGTGGGCCTTGAACTTAAGCGGGAAGTGTGTGAAGGAGAGCTTTCCAATCCCAAAGATATAGTATTACCCGCTGCAGGAGCATTTGGTGGTATGTTATTGCCCGCCGCCATTTACGTTGCTATCAACTGGCACGACCCTGTCGCTATCTCAGGTTGGGCAATACCTGCAGCTACAGATATTGCTTTTGCGCTGGGCATTCTTGCGTTACTCGGCAGCCGGGTACCCACCAGCCTGAAGTTTTTTCTGGTAACCCTGGCCATCATTGATGATATCGGTGCCATCGTAATTATTGCTCTTTTTTATACCAGTAATATCACCGAGATAGCGTTAGCGATAGCAGCGGGCTGTTTATTGGTTCTCTGGTGGATGAACAGAAAAAATGTTGTCGATATACCTTCTTATGTGCTTGTAGGAATCATCCTGTGGGTGGCGATGTTAAAATCTGGTGTACACGCCACCTTAGCGGGCGTGGTGCTCGCAGCCTTTATTCCTATGCGAGATTCTAAGTCACCGGATTATTCGCCGGTGGTTCGATTAGAGCACAGTTTAAACCCCTCCGTTAGTTTTGCTATTTTACCTATTTTTGCTTTTGCTAACGCGGGCATTAGTTTTGCGGATATCAACTTAGAAGGCCTAATTCATCCCGTGACAGTCGGTATATTTCTGGGGTTGGTAGTTGGAAAACAGGTTGGCGTTTTTGGCTTTTGTTACTTGGTAATTAAGCTAAAACTGGCTCAATTGCCTGACGAATTAAACCTAAAACATATCTATGGATGTGCGTTGCTCTGCGGCGTAGGATTTACCATGAGCCTCTTTATTGGCGCTCTCGCGTTTGAACAAACTGGTGTAAACCGAATTTTTGATGAAAGGGTAGGTATTTTGGCCGGGTCAGCGGTATCTGCTTTACTAGGCTACATGGTGCTCTACCTGGTGGGCAATAAGAATGATGGTCGCGCTACTTTACCAAAAGTTTCTCGATAA
- the sodC gene encoding superoxide dismutase family protein, whose translation MINKAAISIAFALSTFSAAHAADNMTVKMNDLESGKAAGTVEISKSDYGVVFTPSLSGVARGGHGFHVHENGSCESKMKDGKKVLGGAAGGHYDPEKTGKHGYPWTEDNHRGDLPLLYVDKDGNAQHPVLAPRLEMDELKGLALMIHAGGDNYSDSPEKLGGGGARVVCGVIK comes from the coding sequence ATGATAAATAAAGCAGCGATTAGCATCGCGTTCGCTCTTAGCACATTTTCCGCCGCTCACGCAGCAGATAATATGACCGTTAAAATGAATGATTTGGAGTCAGGTAAAGCGGCTGGAACAGTAGAAATAAGCAAAAGTGACTATGGTGTCGTCTTCACTCCTTCTTTGTCCGGGGTCGCAAGAGGTGGACATGGTTTTCATGTACACGAAAACGGCTCTTGCGAAAGTAAAATGAAAGATGGCAAAAAAGTTCTCGGGGGCGCTGCGGGTGGACATTATGACCCAGAGAAAACCGGTAAGCACGGTTATCCTTGGACGGAAGACAATCACAGAGGCGATTTACCGCTGTTGTACGTTGATAAAGATGGAAATGCTCAGCATCCGGTGCTTGCTCCCCGTCTGGAAATGGACGAATTAAAAGGCCTGGCGCTGATGATTCACGCGGGCGGCGATAACTATTCCGATTCGCCTGAAAAATTAGGTGGCGGTGGCGCGCGAGTTGTATGTGGCGTAATCAAATAA